One window of Hylemonella gracilis genomic DNA carries:
- a CDS encoding hydantoinase/oxoprolinase family protein, whose protein sequence is MSTSAPTKSLRIAVDIGGTFTDMAAFDETSGKLLFGKALSTHGELVNGIQDTINSAHIDWRDGHLFLHGSTIAINTLLERNGAKTALLITEGFRDIYEIGRVNRPDAYNLFFNKHQPLVKRSLRHEVTERLRADGSIHKPLDEAAVRELARELKGQNIEAVAVLLLHSYRNPAHEQRVKQILQEELPGAFVCASHELSQEYREFERVSTAVANAYVGPRVSEYLGQLQRHLGGEGFEGDFYIVQSTGGLFPVEHAKVGCVRMLESGPAAGVIGAQAICAQLGMGDAIAFDMGGTTAKAGVISEGRPLTTGSALIGGYERALPIQIPMMDIHEVGTGGGSIARVETGQALRVGPQSAGSIPGPVAYGRGGQNPTVTDANLLLGRLDADHFLGGELKLDLEGCRRQMLERVASPLGLDPTEAADGILRIAVTQMSHAVKAVTTERGLDAGNFTMVVYGGAGPLHASAIARELGIRKVLIPYAPGYFSAYGMLFSDLRYDYVRSVFRKLNEVSFEEIEAAYQSMEDEGLAALAQSGVKPEGVVIERAADMRYVGQEHAVTVELPQAFFAAKDRAAIKQQFDELHKVRYGTSAPKEPADLVSLRVTVLGTMKKPPRHSVEQGTATPLPHAVRATKSVYFRATGWIDTPVYVRDHLRAGNRIAGPALIEEHASTTVVQPGDSLAMDELGNLQITIGSERT, encoded by the coding sequence ATGAGCACTTCCGCACCCACGAAGTCCTTGCGCATCGCCGTCGACATCGGCGGCACCTTCACCGACATGGCCGCGTTTGACGAAACCAGCGGGAAACTGCTGTTCGGCAAGGCCCTGTCCACGCATGGCGAACTCGTCAACGGCATTCAGGACACCATCAACAGCGCCCACATCGACTGGCGCGACGGGCACCTGTTCCTGCATGGCTCAACCATCGCCATCAATACCTTGCTGGAACGCAACGGGGCCAAGACTGCCTTGCTGATCACCGAGGGATTTCGCGACATCTACGAAATCGGCCGCGTGAACCGGCCCGATGCCTACAACCTCTTCTTCAACAAGCACCAGCCCCTGGTCAAGCGCTCGCTGCGTCATGAAGTCACGGAGCGCCTGCGCGCCGATGGCAGCATCCACAAGCCGCTGGACGAAGCCGCCGTGCGCGAACTCGCACGCGAGCTCAAGGGCCAGAACATCGAGGCCGTGGCCGTGTTGCTGCTGCACTCCTACCGCAACCCGGCGCACGAACAGCGGGTCAAGCAAATTCTGCAAGAAGAACTGCCGGGGGCCTTTGTCTGCGCCTCGCATGAGCTGTCCCAGGAATACCGCGAGTTCGAACGCGTGTCCACGGCGGTCGCCAATGCCTACGTCGGCCCCCGGGTGAGCGAATACCTGGGCCAGTTGCAGCGGCACCTGGGTGGCGAGGGTTTCGAGGGCGACTTCTACATCGTGCAGTCCACGGGGGGCCTGTTCCCGGTTGAACATGCCAAGGTGGGTTGCGTGCGCATGCTCGAATCCGGTCCCGCGGCCGGGGTGATCGGCGCGCAGGCCATCTGCGCGCAATTGGGGATGGGCGACGCCATCGCCTTCGACATGGGAGGAACCACCGCCAAGGCGGGGGTGATCAGCGAGGGGCGACCGCTCACCACGGGCTCGGCCCTGATCGGCGGCTACGAACGAGCGCTGCCCATCCAGATTCCGATGATGGACATCCATGAAGTCGGGACCGGAGGAGGATCGATCGCGCGTGTCGAAACCGGGCAGGCGCTGCGCGTCGGCCCACAGAGTGCCGGCTCCATACCGGGACCGGTCGCCTACGGGCGCGGGGGCCAGAACCCCACGGTCACGGACGCCAATCTCCTGCTCGGCCGCCTGGACGCGGATCATTTCCTGGGCGGGGAACTCAAGCTGGACCTCGAAGGATGCCGACGCCAGATGCTGGAACGGGTGGCCAGCCCGCTGGGGCTGGACCCGACCGAGGCCGCCGATGGCATCCTGCGCATCGCGGTGACGCAGATGTCGCACGCCGTGAAGGCCGTGACCACGGAACGGGGCCTGGATGCGGGCAACTTCACCATGGTGGTCTATGGTGGGGCCGGTCCCTTGCACGCGTCGGCCATTGCGCGGGAGCTCGGCATCCGCAAGGTCTTGATTCCCTATGCACCAGGCTACTTCTCGGCCTACGGCATGCTGTTCTCCGATCTGCGCTATGACTACGTGCGCTCGGTCTTTCGCAAGCTCAATGAGGTCTCCTTCGAGGAGATCGAGGCCGCATACCAGTCCATGGAAGACGAAGGCCTTGCCGCCCTGGCCCAGTCGGGCGTGAAACCCGAAGGCGTGGTCATCGAACGCGCCGCTGATATGCGCTATGTCGGCCAGGAACACGCCGTGACGGTGGAATTGCCGCAGGCCTTCTTCGCCGCCAAAGACCGCGCCGCCATCAAACAGCAGTTCGACGAGTTGCACAAGGTGCGCTACGGCACGTCCGCGCCCAAGGAGCCAGCGGATCTGGTCAGCCTGCGGGTCACCGTCCTGGGCACGATGAAAAAACCACCCCGGCACAGCGTGGAACAGGGAACCGCCACACCCCTGCCCCATGCGGTGCGGGCCACCAAATCGGTGTATTTCCGCGCGACGGGATGGATCGACACACCCGTTTATGTCCGGGATCACCTGCGGGCCGGCAACCGCATCGCAGGCCCCGCCCTGATTGAAGAACACGCCTCCACCACGGTGGTTCAACCTGGAGACTCCTTGGCCATGGACGAACTTGGGAACCTGCAGATCACCATCGGGAGCGAACGAACATGA